One window from the genome of Sphaerotilus microaerophilus encodes:
- a CDS encoding dienelactone hydrolase family protein — MADLNLIQQEIDSHTATRSYSRRDFVRTSVGSGFAAAVLPVAAQTLVKTPADGLEVGEVTIDVQGFRLPAYRAAPAGRTGLPVVLLVSEIFGVHEYIADVARRFARQGYLAIAPELFVRQGDPSGYGEIAKLMAEVVSKVPDAQVMGDLDACVAWAGNQGGDTRRVGVSGFCWGGRITWLFAAHHPQVRAGVAWYGRLVGQASALTPRHPVDLAAELKAPVLGLYGEKDAGIPLDSVERMKAALAQGSAAAKQSEFVVYPGAGHAFHADYRPSYQKAAADDGWQRSLAWFKRHGVA; from the coding sequence ATGGCCGACCTGAACCTGATCCAGCAAGAGATCGACAGCCACACCGCGACCCGGTCGTACAGCCGGCGTGACTTCGTGCGCACCTCGGTGGGCAGCGGCTTTGCCGCGGCGGTGCTGCCGGTGGCCGCGCAGACGCTGGTCAAGACGCCCGCCGATGGCCTGGAGGTTGGCGAGGTGACGATCGACGTGCAGGGCTTCCGGCTGCCCGCCTACCGGGCCGCGCCGGCGGGCCGCACGGGTTTGCCGGTCGTGCTGCTGGTCAGCGAGATCTTCGGGGTGCATGAGTACATCGCCGACGTGGCGCGGCGCTTCGCCCGGCAGGGCTACCTGGCGATCGCGCCGGAGCTGTTCGTGCGCCAGGGTGACCCGAGCGGCTACGGCGAGATCGCCAAGCTGATGGCCGAGGTGGTCTCGAAGGTGCCCGACGCCCAGGTGATGGGCGACCTGGACGCCTGCGTGGCCTGGGCGGGCAACCAGGGCGGCGACACCCGCCGTGTCGGCGTGAGCGGCTTCTGCTGGGGCGGGCGCATCACCTGGCTGTTCGCGGCGCACCATCCGCAGGTGCGGGCCGGCGTGGCTTGGTACGGGCGGCTCGTCGGCCAGGCGTCGGCGCTGACGCCGCGCCACCCGGTGGACCTGGCCGCCGAGCTGAAGGCGCCGGTGCTCGGCCTGTACGGCGAGAAGGACGCCGGCATCCCGCTCGATTCGGTGGAGCGCATGAAGGCCGCGCTGGCCCAGGGCAGTGCGGCGGCAAAGCAGTCGGAGTTCGTGGTCTACCCCGGCGCCGGCCATGCCTTCCATGCCGACTATCGGCCGAGCTACCAGAAGGCGGCGGCCGACGATGGCTGGCAGCGCAGCCTGGCCTGGTTCAAGCGCCACGGCGTCGCCTGA
- a CDS encoding Ppx/GppA phosphatase family protein, protein MPSRTANATSAAASTPAAAPPAAEAAPPTAANWRGVRAAIDIGSNSFRLEIGQLRGGRYRRIDYLKDTVRLGAGLDDQGRLGGEAAERGLACLRRFRERLTGIPGSQFRAVATQTLREATNRNAFLLQAAEALGHPIEVISGREEARLIYKGVARLQPSDQPRLVIDIGGRSTEMILGVGPLALRAESFRIGSVSLSMAHFPDGRYSAERFQAAQVAAGAELEEALEPFARQHWLEALGSSGTAGAVSQLLAANGVSDGTITPDGLRWCIQACLRAGSQDRLDLAGLKPERRAVIGGGLAILYTLATHFGIEALRPARGALRQGVIFDLEERLAAERTPEHHDLRDDTVAELQQRFQVDVAQAHRVQQVARALHERLAPRAALEPQRELGWACALHEMGMMVSHHDHHRHSAYLLGHVDAAGFSQNQQRRLGELVLGQRGGLRKVEAALAEPAFAAQLLALRLAVLLCHARGSLGVLPPTLVLDARGARLIPPEGWATQFPRSAYLLREEVKAWSRHPALKLQIAEG, encoded by the coding sequence ATGCCTTCACGCACCGCCAACGCGACCTCCGCTGCCGCCTCCACCCCAGCGGCGGCGCCCCCCGCCGCCGAGGCGGCCCCACCGACCGCCGCGAACTGGCGCGGCGTGCGCGCGGCCATCGACATCGGCTCCAACAGCTTCCGCCTCGAAATCGGCCAGCTGCGCGGCGGCCGCTACCGGCGCATCGACTACCTCAAGGACACGGTACGCCTGGGCGCGGGGCTGGACGACCAGGGCCGTCTGGGTGGCGAGGCCGCCGAGCGCGGCCTCGCCTGCCTGCGGCGCTTTCGCGAAAGGCTCACCGGCATCCCCGGCAGCCAGTTCCGCGCGGTGGCCACGCAGACGCTGCGTGAGGCCACCAACCGCAACGCCTTTCTGCTGCAGGCGGCCGAGGCGCTGGGCCACCCGATCGAGGTGATCTCCGGGCGCGAGGAGGCCCGCCTGATCTACAAGGGCGTGGCGCGGCTGCAGCCCTCCGACCAGCCGCGACTGGTGATCGACATCGGTGGGCGCTCGACCGAAATGATCCTCGGCGTGGGCCCCCTGGCGCTGCGCGCCGAGTCCTTCCGCATCGGCAGCGTCAGCCTGTCGATGGCGCACTTTCCGGACGGGCGCTACAGCGCCGAGCGCTTCCAGGCCGCCCAGGTGGCCGCCGGCGCCGAGCTGGAGGAGGCGCTGGAGCCCTTTGCCCGCCAGCACTGGCTGGAGGCGCTGGGCTCCTCAGGCACGGCCGGCGCGGTGTCGCAGCTGCTGGCGGCCAATGGCGTCAGCGACGGCACCATCACTCCGGACGGCCTGCGCTGGTGCATCCAAGCCTGCCTGCGCGCGGGCAGCCAGGACCGCCTCGACCTGGCGGGGCTGAAGCCGGAACGCCGCGCCGTGATCGGCGGCGGGCTGGCCATCCTCTACACGCTGGCGACCCACTTCGGCATCGAGGCCCTGCGGCCCGCGCGCGGCGCACTGCGCCAGGGCGTGATCTTCGACCTCGAAGAACGGCTGGCCGCCGAGCGCACCCCCGAGCACCACGACCTGCGCGATGACACGGTGGCCGAGCTGCAGCAGCGCTTCCAGGTCGACGTGGCGCAGGCCCACCGCGTGCAGCAGGTCGCCCGCGCCCTGCACGAGCGGCTGGCCCCGCGCGCCGCGCTGGAGCCGCAGCGCGAGCTGGGCTGGGCCTGCGCGCTGCACGAGATGGGCATGATGGTCTCGCACCACGACCACCACCGCCACAGCGCCTACCTGCTCGGCCACGTGGACGCGGCGGGCTTCTCGCAGAACCAGCAGCGCCGCCTGGGCGAGCTGGTGCTCGGTCAGCGCGGCGGGCTGCGCAAGGTCGAGGCGGCGCTGGCCGAACCGGCCTTTGCCGCCCAGCTGCTGGCGCTGCGCCTGGCGGTGCTGCTCTGCCACGCCCGCGGCAGCCTGGGCGTGCTGCCGCCGACGCTGGTGCTCGACGCACGGGGCGCCCGCCTGATCCCGCCCGAGGGCTGGGCCACGCAGTTCCCGCGCTCGGCCTACCTGCTGCGCGAGGAGGTCAAGGCCTGGTCGCGCCACCCGGCGCTGAAGCTGCAGATCGCCGAAGGCTGA
- the ppk1 gene encoding polyphosphate kinase 1 translates to MIEEFAVHTFEAGAAEAATPAADRAPPVPLLSRERSTLAFNRRVLAQARRADVPLLERLRYLCIVSSNMDEFFEVRFADTLEAARQPGSGTTAGDVADIATEAHALVDEHYAVFNHEVMPALAQRGIVILNHADRDAEQRRWVAQFFHREVQPLLVPIGLDPAHPFPQVANKSLNFIVQLSGADAFGRENSIAIVKVPRVLPRVIRLPDRLAPGQQAFVLLTSVIRAHLEELFPGRVVEAFSQFRVTRDSDMDVDEDDVTNLRQALRSELSTRHFGQAVRLEVVASCPPVLSDFLRSQFGLPEAALYRVNGPVNLVRLNTLIDHAHAPALRFAPHEPAWPQGRLPRGRKVMDCIAERDILLHHPFESFDTVVQFLREAVEDPNVLAIKQTIYRTGSESVLMDLLLEAARRGKEVLVVVELKARFDEEANINWAERLEAVGVQVVYGIVGLKTHAKLLLVTRKEGRRLVRYAHLSTGNYNPKTSRLYTDVGYLSADPELTADADAIFQHLASLNPLARPRRLLVAPSNLQAQWVELIDRVADAARAGRPARIVAKFNALTDPVLIAALVAAGQAGARIDLIVRGACMLTPGVPGATDRIRVRSVVGRFLEHTRVIYFRWGEGDSQEALYLSSADWMSRNMLRRIEIAWPLRDAALRQRVIDECLVPYLRDEVDAWSLRSDGSYERVAETGLSAQGALMRRF, encoded by the coding sequence ATGATCGAAGAGTTTGCCGTCCACACCTTTGAGGCGGGTGCCGCAGAGGCGGCCACGCCAGCTGCCGACCGCGCGCCCCCTGTCCCGCTGCTGAGCCGGGAGCGCTCCACCCTCGCCTTCAACCGCCGCGTGCTGGCCCAGGCGCGCCGCGCCGACGTGCCGCTGCTGGAGCGGCTGCGCTACCTGTGCATCGTCTCGTCCAACATGGACGAGTTCTTCGAGGTGCGCTTCGCCGACACGCTGGAGGCCGCCCGCCAGCCGGGCAGCGGCACCACCGCGGGCGACGTGGCCGACATTGCCACCGAGGCCCATGCGCTGGTCGACGAGCACTACGCCGTCTTCAACCACGAGGTGATGCCCGCACTCGCCCAACGCGGCATCGTCATCCTCAACCACGCCGACCGCGATGCCGAGCAGCGCCGCTGGGTGGCGCAGTTCTTCCACCGCGAGGTGCAGCCGCTGCTGGTGCCCATCGGGCTGGACCCGGCGCATCCGTTCCCGCAGGTGGCCAACAAGTCGCTGAACTTCATCGTGCAGCTCAGCGGCGCGGACGCCTTCGGGCGCGAAAACTCGATCGCCATCGTCAAGGTGCCGCGCGTGCTGCCCCGCGTGATCCGCCTGCCCGACCGGCTGGCGCCGGGCCAGCAGGCCTTCGTGCTGCTGACCAGCGTGATCCGCGCGCACCTGGAGGAGCTCTTCCCGGGCCGCGTGGTCGAGGCCTTCTCGCAGTTCCGCGTCACGCGCGACTCGGACATGGACGTCGACGAAGACGACGTCACCAACCTGCGCCAGGCGCTGCGCAGCGAACTGAGCACGCGCCACTTCGGCCAGGCGGTGCGCCTGGAGGTGGTGGCCAGCTGCCCGCCGGTACTGTCGGACTTCCTGCGCTCGCAGTTCGGCCTGCCCGAGGCGGCGCTCTACCGCGTCAACGGCCCGGTCAACCTGGTGCGGCTGAACACGCTGATCGACCACGCCCATGCGCCGGCGCTGCGCTTCGCCCCGCACGAGCCGGCCTGGCCGCAGGGCCGCCTGCCACGCGGGCGCAAGGTGATGGACTGCATCGCCGAGCGCGACATCCTGCTGCACCACCCCTTCGAATCGTTCGACACCGTGGTGCAGTTCCTGCGCGAGGCGGTCGAGGACCCGAACGTGCTCGCCATCAAGCAGACCATCTACCGCACCGGCAGCGAGTCGGTGCTGATGGACCTGCTGCTCGAAGCGGCCCGGCGCGGCAAGGAAGTGCTGGTGGTGGTCGAGCTGAAGGCGCGCTTCGACGAGGAGGCCAACATCAACTGGGCCGAGCGGCTGGAGGCCGTGGGCGTGCAGGTGGTGTACGGCATCGTCGGGCTGAAGACGCACGCCAAGCTGCTGCTGGTCACCCGCAAGGAAGGCCGCCGGCTGGTGCGCTACGCCCACCTCTCCACCGGCAACTACAACCCGAAGACCTCGCGGCTGTACACCGACGTGGGCTACCTCAGCGCCGACCCGGAACTGACGGCCGACGCCGATGCCATCTTCCAGCACCTGGCGAGCCTGAACCCGCTGGCACGGCCGCGCCGCCTGCTGGTGGCGCCCTCCAACCTGCAGGCGCAGTGGGTGGAACTGATCGATCGGGTCGCCGACGCCGCCCGCGCCGGCCGGCCGGCACGCATCGTCGCCAAGTTCAACGCCCTGACCGACCCGGTGCTGATCGCCGCCCTCGTGGCCGCCGGCCAGGCCGGTGCCCGCATCGACCTGATCGTGCGCGGGGCCTGCATGCTGACGCCGGGCGTACCGGGCGCGACCGACCGGATCCGCGTGCGCTCGGTGGTGGGCCGCTTCCTCGAACACACCCGGGTGATCTACTTCCGCTGGGGCGAGGGCGACAGCCAGGAGGCGCTCTACCTGAGCAGCGCCGACTGGATGAGCCGCAACATGCTGCGCCGCATCGAGATCGCCTGGCCGCTGCGCGACGCCGCGCTGCGCCAGCGCGTGATCGACGAGTGCCTGGTGCCCTACCTGCGCGACGAGGTGGATGCCTGGTCGCTGCGCAGCGACGGCAGCTACGAGCGGGTGGCCGAGACGGGCCTGAGCGCCCAGGGCGCGCTGATGCGCCGATTCTGA
- a CDS encoding sulfurtransferase TusA family protein: MDATKEIDTRGLNCPLPILKAKKALSELASGDLLKVLSTDPGSLRDFQAFAKQTGNELVEQQTLPGNEFVHLLRRR; encoded by the coding sequence ATGGACGCGACCAAGGAAATCGACACCCGCGGATTGAACTGCCCGCTGCCGATCCTCAAGGCCAAGAAGGCGCTGTCCGAACTGGCCAGCGGTGACCTGCTGAAGGTGCTCTCCACCGACCCGGGCTCGCTGCGCGACTTCCAGGCCTTCGCCAAGCAGACCGGCAACGAGCTGGTCGAGCAGCAGACGCTGCCCGGCAACGAGTTCGTGCACCTGCTGCGCCGACGCTGA
- a CDS encoding PhoX family protein: MNRPLVSLRRPQSEEEDSNRSDNPHFVAVLAARLSRRGLLGSAAAALFTGLSLSACGSDDEATTPSTPATPTPDTGKLSKLNFSAVSKGLADTVVVPAGYTASVIYALGDPLNSATTAFKNDGTDDSFENRAGDHHDGMEWFGLNAAGSASTTANDRAVLGINHEATTDESPTRLSSFFLHANGGTPTLPRPAFEVDKELAIHGVSFVEVKKTGSTWAYVQNSTFNRRFTTLTDVDLTGPAAGNALLITRYSTDGSKTRGTLNNCGTGKTPWGTFLTGEENWAGYFTRPTGDNAARGNDKSVTALNRYGRTEGTASRHGWESAGSDDQYARWINARTGTSTDGSDDYRNELNGMGWIVEMDAYAPSSRAKKRTGLGRFAHESAAFSLPVVGQALAVYMGDDSRGEYIYKFVSNASWSAADAEPADRLATGAKYLDSGTLYVAKFNSDGTGTWLPLTLAAIPSSYTAYSFADQGDICINARLAADAVGATRMDRPEWCATHPTTGEVYFTLTNNSNRRAAPTGSQYAPDSANPRAYTDVKNAGTTQSGNVNGHIVRIKDGAGNAAATTFTWDVYLFGAEAGASSQWVNLSGLTSDNDFSSPDGLVFSKSTGLCWFQTDDGAYTDVTNCMMLAGIPGQVGDGARKTLAYSATLSVDTYVGAAPTEDTLKRFLVGPVGCEITGLVESPDGKSMFINIQHPGETTAMTAVAAGDPNAASYTSQWPANAGYGAGKRPRSATIVITKNDGGRIGT, encoded by the coding sequence ATGAACCGCCCGCTCGTTTCCCTGCGCCGTCCCCAATCCGAAGAAGAAGACTCGAACCGCTCTGACAACCCGCACTTCGTCGCCGTCCTGGCGGCCCGGCTGAGCCGGCGTGGCCTGCTCGGCAGCGCGGCAGCAGCGCTGTTCACGGGCCTGTCGCTCTCGGCCTGTGGCAGCGACGACGAGGCCACGACGCCCTCTACGCCTGCCACGCCCACCCCGGACACCGGCAAGCTCAGCAAGTTGAACTTCTCGGCGGTTTCCAAGGGGCTGGCCGACACCGTGGTGGTGCCTGCGGGCTACACGGCCAGCGTGATCTACGCGCTGGGTGATCCGCTCAACAGCGCCACCACGGCGTTCAAGAACGACGGGACCGACGACAGCTTCGAGAACCGCGCGGGCGACCATCACGACGGCATGGAGTGGTTCGGCCTGAACGCGGCCGGCTCCGCCTCGACCACCGCCAACGACCGCGCGGTGCTCGGCATCAACCACGAGGCGACCACCGACGAGAGCCCGACTCGCCTATCGTCCTTCTTCCTGCATGCCAATGGCGGCACGCCCACCCTGCCGCGCCCGGCCTTCGAGGTGGACAAGGAACTGGCGATCCATGGCGTGTCCTTTGTCGAGGTGAAGAAGACCGGCAGCACCTGGGCCTACGTCCAGAACTCCACCTTCAACCGCCGCTTCACCACGCTGACCGACGTCGATCTCACCGGCCCGGCCGCCGGCAACGCGCTGCTGATCACCAGGTACTCGACCGACGGCAGCAAGACCCGCGGCACGCTCAACAACTGCGGCACCGGCAAGACGCCCTGGGGCACCTTCCTGACCGGCGAAGAGAACTGGGCCGGCTACTTCACCCGCCCGACCGGTGACAACGCCGCACGCGGCAACGACAAGAGCGTCACCGCGCTGAACCGCTACGGCCGCACCGAGGGCACGGCCAGCCGCCACGGCTGGGAGTCCGCCGGCAGCGACGACCAGTACGCGCGCTGGATCAACGCCAGGACCGGCACGTCCACCGACGGCAGCGACGACTACCGCAACGAGCTCAACGGCATGGGCTGGATCGTCGAGATGGATGCCTACGCGCCGTCGAGCCGGGCCAAGAAGCGCACCGGGCTGGGCCGCTTCGCCCACGAGAGCGCGGCCTTCTCGCTGCCGGTGGTGGGCCAGGCCCTGGCGGTCTACATGGGAGACGACTCGCGCGGCGAGTACATCTACAAGTTCGTCAGCAACGCCTCCTGGAGTGCCGCCGACGCCGAGCCCGCCGACCGCCTGGCCACCGGCGCCAAGTACCTGGACAGCGGCACGCTGTACGTGGCCAAGTTCAACAGCGACGGTACCGGCACCTGGCTGCCGCTGACGCTGGCGGCAATCCCGTCGAGCTACACCGCCTACAGCTTTGCCGACCAGGGCGACATCTGCATCAATGCCCGCCTGGCTGCCGATGCGGTGGGCGCCACCAGGATGGACCGCCCGGAGTGGTGCGCCACGCACCCGACCACCGGCGAGGTCTACTTCACGCTGACCAACAACAGCAACCGCCGCGCTGCGCCGACCGGCTCGCAGTACGCGCCGGACAGCGCCAACCCGCGCGCCTACACCGACGTCAAGAACGCCGGCACCACCCAGTCGGGCAACGTCAACGGCCACATCGTGCGCATCAAGGACGGCGCCGGCAATGCCGCGGCGACCACCTTCACCTGGGACGTGTACCTTTTCGGCGCCGAGGCCGGTGCGTCCAGCCAGTGGGTCAACCTCTCGGGCCTGACCAGCGACAACGACTTTTCCAGCCCCGACGGCCTGGTGTTCAGCAAGAGCACCGGCCTCTGCTGGTTCCAGACTGATGACGGGGCGTACACCGACGTCACCAACTGCATGATGCTGGCCGGCATTCCTGGCCAGGTGGGGGACGGCGCCAGGAAGACGTTGGCCTACAGCGCGACGTTGAGCGTGGACACCTACGTCGGCGCAGCGCCGACCGAGGACACCCTGAAGCGCTTCCTGGTAGGCCCGGTGGGCTGCGAGATCACCGGCCTGGTGGAGTCGCCCGATGGCAAGTCGATGTTCATCAACATCCAGCACCCGGGTGAAACCACCGCGATGACGGCCGTGGCGGCCGGCGATCCGAATGCCGCCAGCTACACCAGCCAGTGGCCGGCCAACGCGGGCTACGGCGCCGGCAAGCGGCCGCGTTCGGCGACCATCGTCATCACCAAGAACGACGGCGGCCGCATCGGCACCTGA
- a CDS encoding GNAT family N-acetyltransferase: protein MRDLPQPTLPFSLIGTPLRRARLRSPALLTRAPALPAPAVAKAAPASPATAACAQPLQAVWARSADEIEEAQRLRWQVFAGEMGARLNNLPGTPAGLDRDLFDAHCEHLLVRDATSADSEVIGTYRVMTPAAARRVGGWYSDTEFDLTRLRHLMPRMAELGRSCVHADHRQGGVIMTLWGALAGFMVRNGLDTMIGCASISMRDGGHVAASVWEQVRRTHLAPIEHQVMPRLPLPVEDLDSGLSVEIPPLIKGYLRCGAKVLGPPAWDPDFNTADLPIMMRLRDLPARYRRHFLGE, encoded by the coding sequence ATGCGGGATCTGCCCCAACCCACCCTGCCGTTCTCCCTGATCGGCACCCCGTTGCGACGGGCCCGGCTGCGCTCGCCGGCCCTGCTGACGAGGGCCCCGGCGCTGCCGGCGCCGGCCGTGGCCAAAGCGGCCCCGGCTTCGCCCGCGACCGCCGCGTGCGCGCAGCCGCTGCAGGCCGTCTGGGCGCGCAGCGCCGACGAGATCGAGGAGGCCCAGAGGCTGCGCTGGCAGGTCTTCGCCGGCGAGATGGGGGCACGGCTGAACAACCTGCCCGGCACCCCCGCCGGCCTGGATCGTGACCTCTTCGACGCCCACTGCGAGCACCTGCTGGTGCGCGATGCCACCAGCGCCGACAGCGAGGTGATCGGCACCTACCGGGTGATGACGCCGGCAGCCGCTCGGCGCGTCGGCGGCTGGTACAGCGATACCGAGTTCGACCTCACCCGCCTGCGCCACCTGATGCCGCGCATGGCCGAGCTGGGCCGCTCCTGCGTGCACGCCGACCACCGCCAGGGCGGCGTGATCATGACGCTCTGGGGCGCACTCGCCGGGTTCATGGTCCGCAACGGGCTGGACACCATGATCGGCTGCGCCAGCATCAGCATGCGCGACGGGGGCCACGTGGCCGCCAGCGTGTGGGAGCAGGTGCGCCGCACCCACCTCGCCCCGATCGAGCACCAGGTCATGCCGCGCCTGCCGCTGCCGGTCGAGGACCTGGACAGTGGCCTGAGCGTCGAGATCCCGCCGCTCATCAAGGGCTACCTGCGCTGCGGCGCCAAGGTGCTCGGTCCCCCGGCCTGGGATCCCGATTTCAACACCGCCGACCTGCCGATCATGATGCGCCTGCGCGACCTGCCGGCGCGCTACCGGCGGCACTTCCTGGGCGAGTGA
- the galU gene encoding UTP--glucose-1-phosphate uridylyltransferase GalU, whose product MQVTKAIFPVAGLGTRFLPATKAQPKEMLPVVDKPLIQYAVEEAYAAGVREMIFVTGRHKRPIEDHFDMTFELEVALEQSNKQELLEVVRSVKPKDMECIYVRQAQALGLGHAVLCGQRLVGNEPFAVLLADDLMIGSDGGQPVLAQMTEQFQEWRASILAVQEVPAEHTKRYGIVAGNLVNDRLMDVTKIVEKPAPEVAPSRWGVAGRYILTPGVFHEIATQPRGVGGEIQLTDGIAALLRREKVFAYRYEGKRYDCGSKEGFLEANVELALAHAELGPGFRAFLKNLSL is encoded by the coding sequence ATGCAAGTCACCAAGGCCATCTTTCCCGTTGCCGGTCTCGGCACCCGCTTCCTCCCCGCCACCAAGGCGCAGCCCAAGGAGATGCTGCCGGTGGTGGACAAGCCGCTGATCCAGTACGCCGTCGAGGAGGCCTATGCGGCCGGCGTGCGCGAGATGATCTTCGTCACCGGCCGCCACAAGCGCCCGATCGAGGACCACTTCGACATGACCTTCGAGCTGGAGGTCGCGCTCGAGCAGTCCAACAAGCAGGAGCTGCTGGAGGTCGTGCGCAGCGTCAAGCCCAAGGACATGGAGTGCATCTACGTGCGCCAGGCGCAGGCCCTGGGCCTGGGCCACGCCGTGCTCTGCGGCCAGCGCCTGGTGGGCAACGAGCCCTTTGCCGTGTTGCTGGCCGACGACCTGATGATCGGCTCTGATGGTGGTCAGCCCGTGCTGGCGCAGATGACCGAGCAGTTCCAGGAATGGCGCGCCTCGATCCTGGCGGTGCAGGAGGTGCCCGCCGAGCACACCAAGCGCTACGGCATCGTCGCAGGCAACCTGGTCAACGACCGCCTGATGGACGTCACCAAGATCGTCGAGAAGCCCGCGCCCGAGGTGGCTCCCTCGCGCTGGGGCGTGGCCGGGCGCTACATCCTGACGCCGGGCGTGTTCCACGAGATCGCCACCCAGCCGCGCGGCGTTGGCGGTGAGATCCAGCTGACCGATGGCATCGCCGCGCTGCTGCGCCGCGAGAAGGTCTTTGCCTACCGCTACGAGGGCAAGCGCTACGACTGCGGCAGCAAGGAGGGCTTCCTCGAAGCCAACGTCGAGCTGGCGCTCGCGCACGCCGAGCTGGGCCCCGGCTTCCGCGCCTTCCTGAAGAACCTGTCGCTCTGA
- a CDS encoding NAD(P)-dependent oxidoreductase, translating into MDLLIAEPLEAEVLEWLDARHELFYAPKLMHDRQVFMDAWAQARAVMLPPQVAVDTRMLALAPRLRAIGRIVGGPENIDLPACTRSGIELVRCVDAAAPAEAEFMLGALLALLRPSPEEMGRVAGRELGTSTVGLIGMNSTARKIARLLQALGSRVIGYDPALHASDAQWSRWGVQPVGLRELFEHSHAVCVQLNYYSRYRGLLGERALPYCQRGQVLVSVSPLTLFDEDLLAELLQSGRMAAAWLDNVGPGPLEPGQPLHGVRGLLVTPRLASYTREARVRSAWGVARRIDEVLRTAPTTSRPGARRRTAPVGSSAPSAPGVKTPFAPPPLTPLTPTPPPAASSAGRASLKPGASAGPGASPASH; encoded by the coding sequence ATGGACCTCCTCATCGCCGAACCGCTGGAAGCCGAGGTCCTGGAGTGGCTGGACGCCCGCCACGAACTGTTCTACGCACCCAAGCTCATGCACGACCGCCAGGTCTTCATGGATGCCTGGGCGCAGGCTCGTGCCGTGATGCTGCCACCGCAGGTCGCCGTGGACACACGCATGCTGGCGCTGGCACCTCGACTGCGGGCGATCGGCCGCATCGTCGGCGGCCCGGAGAACATCGACCTGCCGGCCTGCACGCGCAGCGGCATTGAGCTGGTGCGCTGCGTCGATGCCGCCGCGCCGGCCGAGGCCGAGTTCATGCTCGGCGCCCTGCTCGCGCTGCTGCGCCCCAGCCCGGAGGAGATGGGGCGCGTGGCCGGGCGCGAGCTGGGCACCAGCACCGTCGGCCTGATCGGCATGAACAGCACCGCGCGCAAGATCGCCCGGCTGCTGCAGGCGCTGGGCTCGCGGGTGATCGGCTACGACCCGGCGCTGCACGCCTCGGACGCGCAGTGGAGCCGCTGGGGCGTGCAGCCCGTCGGCCTGCGCGAGCTGTTCGAGCACTCGCACGCGGTCTGCGTGCAGCTCAACTACTACAGCCGCTACCGCGGCCTGCTCGGCGAGCGCGCCCTGCCCTACTGCCAGCGCGGCCAGGTGCTGGTGAGCGTGTCGCCGCTGACGCTGTTCGACGAAGACCTGCTGGCCGAGCTGCTGCAGAGCGGGCGCATGGCCGCAGCCTGGCTGGACAACGTGGGCCCCGGCCCGTTGGAACCGGGCCAGCCGCTGCACGGCGTGCGTGGCCTGCTGGTGACGCCGCGGCTGGCCTCCTACACCCGCGAGGCGCGCGTGCGCAGCGCCTGGGGCGTGGCGCGCCGGATCGACGAGGTGCTGCGCACGGCACCCACCACCTCCCGCCCCGGCGCCCGCCGCCGCACTGCGCCGGTGGGCAGCAGCGCGCCGAGTGCGCCCGGGGTGAAAACGCCGTTCGCGCCCCCACCGCTCACGCCGCTGACGCCGACGCCACCGCCCGCCGCCAGTTCGGCGGGCCGGGCCAGCCTCAAGCCAGGCGCGTCAGCTGGTCCTGGAGCTTCGCCAGCGTCGCATTGA